GTCACGGCTTTTTGTAGGCCGGTGCTATTGTCCGCGCCCATGACCGCACCGAATTCGCACGGTTTGTCGCAGCTCCGGGATGCCCTGCGGGAATTTGCCGCCGAGCGGGACTGGGACAAGTTCCACAGCCCCAAAAATCTGGCTGCGGCGTTATCCGTCGAAGCCGCCGAGTTGCTCGAGCGGTTCCAGTGGCTGACCGAGGATGAGAGCCGTTCGCTGCCGCCCGCCGAGCTCGCGCGCGTGCGCGACGAAATGGCGGACGTGCTGAATTACCTGGTGCGGCTGGCGGACAAGCTCGACGTGAATCTGCTGGAAGCCGCGCGCGAGAAGATGAAACTCAACGCGCAGAAGTATCCGGTGGACAAGGCGCGCGGCAGCGCGAAGAAGTACTCCGAGTTCTGAGGGGGACTGTCCCCACAGGGGACTGTCCCCTCTTCGAAGCCGCCGAGCCAAAAGGCTCCCTTCACTCCTTCTTGTTAGCCCACGCAGGCGCGTGCTCACTCAGAATCCGCCTCCGCGCAAGTTCCACCGGCGCCGCGCCATGCAGCGCCGGCGACCAGCCCGCTTCTGCATTCACAGCGACATCGAACGTGGCGTTCCACACCGCGACGAATTCCGTTGGCTCGTCACCGGCCTTTTCAGTCCACCAATTGCCGATCGCCGTCGGCCCCATGCCCTTCCTACCGTCGAGGACTTCCATCGGGCAAAACCGCGCGCTCAAGTCGAAATAATCGTTGTCGGCGTAGATGCGCGACTCGAAACCCACACCCCAGCTCGATTGGTAGTCGGTATCGCCGCTGATCCGGTAGAGATTGTCGTAGACGTGCACGCGCCCATAACGCAGGCAGGGCATGCTCTGGCGGAGATTCTCGAACAGATTGTGATGCAGCGCGACGCGCAGTCTGCCGCGGTCCGCGGCCGCTTCAGCGGAATGGCCGAACAGCAGCGCCTTGTCGTGGGAAACAAACTGATTCCACGACACGGTGACGCAGTCCGACTCATGGATGATGTCGAGCAGGCCGTCGTGCACCTGGTAGCCGGGTCCGAAGGACACCGGCTGCGAGTCGTCGAGAAGGTGCACATCCGCGAAGCGGTTGTAGGTTCGTCGAATGACGTATCGATAACGAGCCATGGGGTGAATCTCAGCGCCACGGGCCGGCGGCGGGGACGGCAGCGGCGGCCGCCTCGAGCAGGAAACCGGTAGACATACAGAACCCAGGTCTCCGGGACATGCCAGGAATAAACATCAATTTCCCCCTGAAAATTGCCGAATATGCGTCTGCGCCTTTCCAGACGCTTAAAATGACACCGGTGACATGGTGCGTGGGAATCCGGGGCGAAGCAAGCACTAGTTCGCGCGGCCTGCAATGGGTGGAACCGGGCACACATTCTTCCCGCCAGGCCCGCCGATCTTTTACATTTGCTGGCCGGCGCTGCCGCGCCGCTGCGTGGTCACGAAAGGCGAACACGGCGCAGAATGCCCCCCGAGACCCCAGGAGCCGCCGATGACCACTAACTACGTGCTGGTCGATTTCGAGAACGTCCAGCCCGACACGCTGGCATCACTCGCCGAAGGGCAATTCAAGGTAAAGGTGTTCGTCGGCGCCGCGCAGGCGAAGGGACGTATCTCGTTCGAGTTGTCGCATTCCATGCAGATGCTGGGTGCGAACGCCGAGTACGTGAAGATCGCGCGCAGCGGGCCGAACGCCGTCGACATGCACATCGCGTATTTCGTCGGGAAGATCCTCGAACGCGAGCGTGACGCGGTGATCCACATCATTTCGAAGGACACCGATTTCGATCCGCTGCTCGAATACCTGCGCGCCGCCGGCGTGGCGTGCAAACGCTCCAAGACCATTGCCGAGGTCGTGAAACTCGCGCAGACCGCGGTGCGTGCCCGCCCGGCGCAGAAGCCGCAGCGTGCGCCGGCCACACCGCACGTGCCGCCGCCGCGCAAAGCGCATGCGGAAAAACTCGCACCCATCATCAAGCAGCTGCATTCGCTCTCTGGCAAACCGGGCACCCGCAAGAAGCTCGGGCAAACCATCGGCAATTACTTCAAGCAACACGGCGGGGAGCTGCCGGAGAAGACCATCGAGCACCTGATCGACGAGCTGATCCGGCTCAAGTACGTGACGCAGACCGGACCGAACGTGAGTTATCACCTGGTCTGAACGACGGCCTGCTCCGATCGGATTGCGCAGTGCAATGCGGCGAAATATTCGCCCGCGGCCGGGAACCCCGTAGGACGTTTCCGAATCTACGTTGTCAAGCTGCTGCGGAGTAGCGCAGGCCGCTACACTCCGCGCCTAACAACAAGCAAACGAAAGGAAGCGCCTGTGCAGTTGAAATTCCGGGGATTCGCAGTGTTCATTCTGGCGTTCATCGCCGCGCCGGCGGCGCAGGCGCAGTGGACCGGCAAGGCCGAGCTCGGCTTTCTGTCTTCGAGCGGCAACAGCGAGTCGACCTCCGCGAATACCAAGTTCGATCTGACACACGAGGGCGCGAAGTGGCGTAACAACTTTTTCGTCGGCGCGTTGTACGGCGAAAACGCGGAATTCTCCACCGCCGAACGTTATGAGGCGCGTTACCAGGCGGACTGGAAAATCACCGATCGCGCGAGCTGGTTCGGCGGCATCCGCGGCGAGCAGGATCGCTTCAGCGGTTTCGCCTACCAGGCGACGGTGTCGAGCGGTGCGAGTTACCAGTTCATCGACAGCCCGACCACGAAGCTCAGCGCTTCGCTCGGTGCCGGTCTGCGCCGTTCCAAGGGCGAGACGCTGGTGAAAACCGACGCGGGCGAAGTCATCGACCGCAGCGAAGGCGATGCCGACGACGAGCCCGTCGCCACGTTCAGCTCCAATTACGAAAATGCTTTCACCGCCACGACGAAGCTCACCAACAAATTGCTGGCGGAATCGGGTTCCGACAATACGGCGGTGCAGAACGATCTCGCGGTGCAGGTGTCGATGACGGATGCGCTGGCGCTCGCGGTCGGTTATGCGATTCGATACAACTCGAACCCGCCGCCGCTCGCGGAAAGCACGGATACCCTGGTCACGATAAATCTGGTCTACAACATCAAATGAACAACTACATGAAGGCGGCGTGGTCCGCGGGCATGGTGCTGGTGTTCGCCGCGGGCGCCGCGTGGCCGCAGGCGGGCAGCACCGCCAGCGTCACCGTGAAGACCGGCCCCGAAGCGGGCAAGTACGATGCGTCGCCGTCGGATGCCTGCGTGTTGGTGGCGTTCGGCACGAAGCCGCTCGGTCTGTCGGCGGTGTTTTCCGGCGTGGATTCATCGCTGTCCGTCGACATGCCGAACATCGACGAGAAACATGCGAACGAGATTCAGATCGTGCTGGTGATCTCGCATCTGAAAGCCGCGGGCGGTACGAAGAACGGCGTCGCGAGCCTCACGTACGAAATCGATACGCGGCCGGATTCGGTGCTGGATGCATCGAAGCGCGCCGAGCGGGCCAACAAGGGAATGACCGGCAAGGCGACGACGATGCTCATGGAACGCGGCAACACCGTGCTGCTCAGTTTCAGCGGCGAGACCGCCGGCGGCGTGAAACTCGAGGGTGAGGTGAACTGCCGCAAGGTCGAGTCCGAACCGAAGTAGTGGGGACGCGCCTCACTGGCTGGCAGGCGAGGCGGCGTCCGCCGCCGCCTTCCACTTGAATACGAAGAACCGCATCGGCTGGTCGCCCGAGTTGCGGATGCCGTGCAGATCGCCCGGCTTCGAATACATCAGGTCGCCGGCCTGCAAGGGCACGTCCTTGCCATTGAGCGACCACGTGCCCGAGCCTTCGATCACGTACTGGAATTCCTCGTCCGCGTGTTGATGCGGCGGCTGCAGTTGTTTGCCCGGCAGAAACTCCAGCTCCGCGGTCAACACGCTCGACGTGCCTGAAGTCGGCTGGCCGTCTTCGGTGTAGATCGATATCCACCCCCACGACCCGGTGGATCTGCGCGCGTCCGCGGCCTTCCAGATATGGCTCTCGAGCGGCGGCTTTGCGGGTTTCTGTGCCCACAGGGTTCCGGCGTAA
This sequence is a window from Pseudomonadota bacterium. Protein-coding genes within it:
- a CDS encoding nucleotide pyrophosphohydrolase; this encodes MTAPNSHGLSQLRDALREFAAERDWDKFHSPKNLAAALSVEAAELLERFQWLTEDESRSLPPAELARVRDEMADVLNYLVRLADKLDVNLLEAAREKMKLNAQKYPVDKARGSAKKYSEF
- a CDS encoding PIN domain-containing protein → MTTNYVLVDFENVQPDTLASLAEGQFKVKVFVGAAQAKGRISFELSHSMQMLGANAEYVKIARSGPNAVDMHIAYFVGKILERERDAVIHIISKDTDFDPLLEYLRAAGVACKRSKTIAEVVKLAQTAVRARPAQKPQRAPATPHVPPPRKAHAEKLAPIIKQLHSLSGKPGTRKKLGQTIGNYFKQHGGELPEKTIEHLIDELIRLKYVTQTGPNVSYHLV
- a CDS encoding DUF481 domain-containing protein is translated as MFILAFIAAPAAQAQWTGKAELGFLSSSGNSESTSANTKFDLTHEGAKWRNNFFVGALYGENAEFSTAERYEARYQADWKITDRASWFGGIRGEQDRFSGFAYQATVSSGASYQFIDSPTTKLSASLGAGLRRSKGETLVKTDAGEVIDRSEGDADDEPVATFSSNYENAFTATTKLTNKLLAESGSDNTAVQNDLAVQVSMTDALALAVGYAIRYNSNPPPLAESTDTLVTINLVYNIK
- a CDS encoding cupin domain-containing protein, with translation MRLRPWLGAAALMLASFYAGTLWAQKPAKPPLESHIWKAADARRSTGSWGWISIYTEDGQPTSGTSSVLTAELEFLPGKQLQPPHQHADEEFQYVIEGSGTWSLNGKDVPLQAGDLMYSKPGDLHGIRNSGDQPMRFFVFKWKAAADAASPASQ